CGCGCGGCGGAAGGGTACTCCAAATCGATCAACTCCCCCTTCGACGGCTGGAGCTTCAAGGGCAAAATCGTCTCCACGTTGATGAACGGGAAAGTGATTTATCCATTTGAATCAAAATTAGAGGTCACGCCCCTCGGCCCACAGGACAAAATAAAAATCCGGGTTTCCGGAAGAAAAAAACAGAAAAAAAGATAAAACCCGCCGGGTAGCCCGGAGCCCCCGCTCCGGGTGGTATCGCATTAACGGAAGGAGGGAACCTGAACGCCGCTCACCTGCACCTGATAACCAATCATTTCCCCGTCGTCGGCACCCTTATCGCTTTTCTCGTTCTGCTTCTGGGCTGGGCGGGCAAAAAATCGGCCGTGCAAAAAACCGCCCTGCTTTTGTTCGTCTTCATCGGGCTCGTTTCCATCCTCGTTTACGTCTCCGGAACCGGCGCGGAGGAGATCATCGAAAAATTCCCGGGCATCTCCGAACGGGCCATCGAAGAGCACGAAGAATCGGCCGTCGTCACGCTGATTTTTATCGAGCTTCTGGCTGTGGCCGCTCTTATGGGTTTCGCCCTTTTCGGCCGCCGGGAAAACCTGCCGGGAGGATTTCTTTTGACCGTCGTGATTTTGACGGTTGTCGCAGGGATTCTGACTGCCAACACCTCCAATCTCGGCGGCAAAATCCGCCACCCGCAGGAAATGGGAGGAACTTTGCCTTCTGGCGAAGAACCAGAGACGGAGCAAAAAGAATAAAAAAACCGGAGGGCGCCGACCCGCCCTCCAGCCACTTTATCCGCCCGGTTCTTTTTTTTCTTGGAAGAACCGGCCGTTTTTAACCGTTTTACTCCATTCCTAACTGCAATTTTAATACCGGCTTAGCAGAAAACCGTCTTTATAAATAGACCCAAAACAGCCCCGCAACCCATTTAACTGCAACAAGATAGATGGCACACTTCATGCTTTCCAATTTTCCCGCGAAAAACCCCTTTGCATGGTGCAAATCCCCGCCAAAACTGTCGGCTTTCGGCAATAGTTAATCCGGTTTAGACTTTCTTTAGCTCATAGCTTTTCGCCGATTTTCGCCCTTTGGAAAAGGGCCAGTAAGCAATTTGTAAAAAGCGCCCGCCTCCCGAGATTCCGGCGTTGACAAAGAATGGGGCGTTTTTTACCTTGAAAATTTTGGAGCGAAAACTGGATGGCAAATTCGGAACAACTTCGCAACATCGGGATAGTCGGACACGGCGGGAGCGGAAAGACCTCCCTTGCGGAGGCGTTTTTGTTTTCCGCCAAGGCCACCACCCGGCTCGGGCGGGTGGATGAAGGGAATACCACGTCCGATTACGCCGCCGACGAGGTGGCCCGCAAAATCTCCATCTCCGCGGCGCTTCTGCATTTCGACTGGCAGGGGTGCAAGTTCAATTTGGTCGATATGCCCGGCTACGCCGATTTCATCGGCGAAGTGGCGGGCGGGCTTTCCGTCTGTGAAACGGCTCTAATTTCCGTCAACACCCAGGCGGGGCTGGAAGTCGGCGTGGAGCAGGTTCTGAAATACGCCGAGCGGTACAAAACGGCCAAAATTTTCTTCTTCAACAAACTGGACAAGGAACACACCGACTTTTACAAAACGCTGGAGCAGTTCAAAACGCACTATGGGAACGGCGTTTTGCCCTTCTTCTTGCCCATCGGCGCCGGGCCGAACTTTAAAGGGGTTATCGACGTTTTAGCCAACAAGGCCTTCAGTTACGAAGGGGGGCAGACCAAAGAGATTCCCATCCCCGCTTCGGAGGCCGGAAAAGTGGACGAAGCCCGGCAAAAAATTCTGGAAGCGGCGGCGGAATCGGACGACACACTTCTGGAAAAATTCTTCGATTCCGGCACGCTCACCGACGATGAACTGAAAGGCGGATTGCATCACGGCATAAAAGAGGGTAAAATCATACCGGTTTTGTGCGGCTCGGCCGCCAATTTGACCGGCATTGCCCAGGCCTTGGATTTTCTGGCGAACTATGCGCCGGCCCCCAGCGACTTTCCGGTAGTGGAAGGGACGCTTCCCGGCACGCCTCAAAAAATCGAACGCAAGACGCTGGCCTCGGAGCCGTTGTCCGCCCGGATTTTCAAAACCGTATCTGAACCGCATTTGGGGGAGCTATCATTTTTTCGCGTCTATTCCGGCAAGGTCGCCCCCGGCAACGACGTTTTCAACGCCAACCGCCAGACCAGCGAGCGAATCGGGCAGATTTATTTGATGAACGGGAAGGAACGCAAGGAGATAGGGGAGGTCGCGGCCGGTGATTTGGGGGCGTTCGTTAAGTTGAAAACGAGTCACACCGGCGATACTTTGTGCGACAAAAAAGCCCCCATTTTACTCCCGCCTTTGGAATTTCCCAAGCCGGTCATCAATCTGGCCGTCGTCCCCAAGCGGAAGGAGGACGAGGAGAAAATGGCCGTGGGGTTTGCCCGCCTGCACGAAGAGGACCCCACTTTCAACATGGCCTACGACGGAGAGATTCACCAAAACATTGTCCACGGGCAGGGGGAGCTGCATTTGGAAGTGATCACCGACCGGCTGAAACGGAAGTTCGGCATCGAAGTGGAATTAATCAAACCCCGCATCCCCTACCGCGAGACGATAAAGGCCCGCGCCGAGGTGCAGGGGAAGCACAAAAAGCAGTCCGGCGGCCGGGGGCAGTATGGCGACGTTTGGTTGCGCATCGAGCCCCTAAAACGCGGCGAGGGGTTCCAGTTCATCGACGAGGTGGTCGGCGGGGTGGTTCCCTCCAAGTACATTCCCTCGGTGGAAAAGGGGGTCATCGAGGCGATGCACGAAGGGGCCTTGGCGGGATATCCCGTGGTGGACGTGAAGGTCACCATTTACGACGGAAGCTACCACACGGTGGACTCCTCGGACATCGCCTTCAAAATCGCCGGGTCGCTCGCCTTTCGCACCGGGTTTATGCAGTGCCGGCCGGTGCTTTTGGAGCCGATTTACAACGTCGAAGTGGTGGTCCCAAGCGAATATATGGGGGACGTGATGGGGGATCTCTCCGCCCGGCGGGGAAAGATTTCCGGGATGGAGGCGGACGGCGGCTTTGAAAAAATACGGGCGCAGGTGCCGCTGGCGGATTTGTACAAGTATTCCACGGCGCTCCGCTCGCTCACCCAGGGGCGCGGCTACCACACCCGCAGCTTTTCCCACTACGAAGAAGTCCCGCGGGAAACCGCCGAAAAAGTCATCAAAGAATCCCAGGCCGAAAAAACCAACGGGAAATAAACCTCCCCTCCCTCGGCTCTCTCTCGGGACAAGTTAATCCCTTCCTTCGTAAGAAGGGTACAAAAAGAGCACCGTTCACTCCAAAGTTGCTGTGAATTTGGCAATTTTGCTTTCCCCGTGCTGGAACCCTATTGTTCGGAGGGGATTTTTTTGCCAAACAGCGTATAGAGCACTGGAAGAACGAGCAAGGTCAATGCCGTGGAGGTGAGGATACCACCGATGACCACGGTCGCCAGGGGCCGTTGAACTTCCGCGCCCACGCCGGAGGAAAGGGCCATCGGAATAAAGCCGAAGGCGGCCACCAAAGCGGTCATCAAAACGGGGCGCAGGCGGCTTTCGGCCCCCTCGCGCACCGCGGCGGACAGTTCCAGTCCCTCCGAGCGGAGGCGTTTGATTGTGGAGATCAGAACCAGCCCGTTTAACACGGCGACGCCGGAAAGGGCGATAAAGCCGACCCCCGCGGATATGGAAAAAGGCATTCCGCGGAGGGCCAAGGCTGCCACCCCGCCAACAACGGCCAGCGGCACGCCGGTGAAAATCAGAAGCGCATCCCGCACCGATTTGTACGTCCAGTACAGAAGTCCGAATATCAGAAGCAGCGCAAACGGCACCACCAAGGCGAGCCGGGATTTGGCCCGTTCCAAGTTTTCGAACTGTCCGCCGAAGCGGACGAAATATCCCTCGGGCAGTTCAATTTCTTTCTCAATTCTTCGGCGCAGTTCATCC
The sequence above is drawn from the Verrucomicrobiia bacterium genome and encodes:
- the fusA gene encoding elongation factor G, which codes for MANSEQLRNIGIVGHGGSGKTSLAEAFLFSAKATTRLGRVDEGNTTSDYAADEVARKISISAALLHFDWQGCKFNLVDMPGYADFIGEVAGGLSVCETALISVNTQAGLEVGVEQVLKYAERYKTAKIFFFNKLDKEHTDFYKTLEQFKTHYGNGVLPFFLPIGAGPNFKGVIDVLANKAFSYEGGQTKEIPIPASEAGKVDEARQKILEAAAESDDTLLEKFFDSGTLTDDELKGGLHHGIKEGKIIPVLCGSAANLTGIAQALDFLANYAPAPSDFPVVEGTLPGTPQKIERKTLASEPLSARIFKTVSEPHLGELSFFRVYSGKVAPGNDVFNANRQTSERIGQIYLMNGKERKEIGEVAAGDLGAFVKLKTSHTGDTLCDKKAPILLPPLEFPKPVINLAVVPKRKEDEEKMAVGFARLHEEDPTFNMAYDGEIHQNIVHGQGELHLEVITDRLKRKFGIEVELIKPRIPYRETIKARAEVQGKHKKQSGGRGQYGDVWLRIEPLKRGEGFQFIDEVVGGVVPSKYIPSVEKGVIEAMHEGALAGYPVVDVKVTIYDGSYHTVDSSDIAFKIAGSLAFRTGFMQCRPVLLEPIYNVEVVVPSEYMGDVMGDLSARRGKISGMEADGGFEKIRAQVPLADLYKYSTALRSLTQGRGYHTRSFSHYEEVPRETAEKVIKESQAEKTNGK